The stretch of DNA ACGTCGCCGATAGAATCTTCGTTGTCTTTCGAATGAAGGACACTTCGCAGGTGGATGTCGACCGAATCGTGCAAGCTGTAACCCTCTTCGAGCAGCAGGCAAAGGCCAAACGTTGGACCATCACGGCCCGGATGGACTATGAAAGGATGCTCCGTGTGGCGGATTTTGTATACCGCAACGCGCCGTTGCTGATGAACGAGGAAGACTATGCTCGCATGTCGCGACGGATGAACGCTGATAGCATCGCCGCTGCAGTGAGACATGACAAGGAGATGTTGCTCTTTCCGACGGGCGATTGGCTGTCTCGAAATATTCAAAAAGATCCGCTCGGCTTGTTCACTCCTATCCTCGAGCGACTGCAAACCTCGGGGCGTGCGATGCGATATGAACTGAATGACGGTTGCATCTTTGCTCCGGGAGGTCGTTTTGCCATAGCAATGGTTGACTCGCCGTTCGGTTCCAGCGAGACCGATCGGAACAATCAGCTTATCGAAGAGATAGATGCTGCCGCACGAAAGGTGGAAGCGCAGTTGCAGAACGTGCAGATCACCACCACCGGAGCACCCGTCATCGCCGTAGAAAATGCCCGACAAATCAAGACCGACAGTCTGTGGGCAGTAGGCATTGCGGCAGTTTTGATCTTGGGTTTGCTGGTCTATACCCTGCGGCGAGTGCGTTATCTCTCGCTCATTGCCCTCTCTTTGGCCTTCGGTTGGGTGGTGGCGATGGGTGGAATAGCCCTTGTCAGCCGTGAGGTTTCTATCATTGTGTTGGGCATTGCTTCTGTGATTATTGGCATTGCCGTGAACTATCCCCTGCATTTTGTTACCCATCTGGGACACTGTCCCTCGCCGCGCACCACGCTGGAAGAGATTGCCGAGCCACTCGTTGTAGGCAATATCACCACCGTTGGAGCCTTTTGTGCGCTCATTCCGCTGGATTCTACCGCCCTGCGCGACCTGGGTTTGTTTGCCGCTTTCATGCTTGTGGGCACTATTTGCTTTGTGGTGGTGTTTCTGCCTCATCTTTGTGGGCGGGCGAAAGACAAACCTTTGGCGACGTGCGACAAGGATTCGCCATTGGAAGAGGCCGAACAACCAACCGACGACACGCCGTTCACCCCCTCCTATCCCCGCAACAGATACCTGGCCGCGGGGCTTGTGGTGGCTACCATCGTGCTGGGTTACTTCAGTTGGTCGACCCAATTCGACACCGACATGCAGAAAATCAATTACCTCAAGGATGCACAGAAAAGTCTTTTGTTGGAATTGGGGCACATGCGAAACGAACTTCCCGGCACCACACAGGTGTATTTCGCTGCCACGGGGCAGACGGTTGAAGAGGCACTTGAGCGCAGTGCGCAGGCCTTTCCCTCGCTGCTTATTGCAGGAAAGGCCGAACAACAGCGGCGAATCGACCGCTGGAACGACTTCGTTGTTCGTTATCGACCCTTGCTCAAAGAGCGTTTGGCTGCGGAGGCCTTTGCCAATGGATTTTCGAAAGAGGCCTTTGCCGACTTCAACGCTGTGCTCGACACCCGCTATCGGCCTCAAGTCGTGAGCTATTTCGCACCGCTCACCGCCAATTCTTTGGGCAATCGCATCGTGGGAAACACCGTTGTCAACATCCTTAACGTGCCTTCTGCGCAGGCAGACAGCTTGATGGCAGCCTACAACAACGCGGCTAATGGCGATGGGCAATGGGCTTTTGATGTACAAAGCATGAACTCGGCCATTGCAACGACGCTGTCTCAGCACTTCAACTACATCGGATGGGTGTGCGGAGCCATTGTGTTTGTTTTCCTTTGGCTGTCTTTTCGCCGGATAGAACTTACTCTTATCGCCTTCCTACCCATGGTTGTGTCGTGGATTTGGATTCTCGGAACGATGCATTTACTGGATATGCGCTTCAATTTGGTGAACATCATTCTGGCCACCTTTATCTTCGGACAAGGCGACGACTATAGTATCTTCATCACCGAAGGTCTGATTTACGAGCAGAAACACCGTCGGCGTATGCTCGCTTCTTACAAACGCAGCATCTTTTTATCGGCTGCCATCATGTTTATCGGTATGGGTTCGCTCGTCGTAGCTCGGCATCCCGCGTTGCACTCTCTGGGCGAAATCACCATCGTAGGCATGGCATCGGTGGTGGTGCTCACCTATCTCATCCCCCCGATGCTCTTCGGTTGGCTTTATACCAATAGCGATGGCATGGCTCGACCTTTGCCTATCACCCTCGTTCGTCTGCTGAGCACAGCTTGGGCAGCGGCAGTCTATCTTCTACAGGTGTTCTATGGCTGTTTGCTGGGCATGTGGCTGTTTGTGCTACATCGGAAGACGGTGCATCGAATGGGCATTTTTCATCGCCAGAAATACCACTTTTTCCGTTTCGACATTCAGCATCTGCCAGGCGTAAAGACTGAGATATGTTATGATGGGGAAGAAAACTTCGACCGTCCGGCAGTGATCATCTGCAATCATCAGTCTATTCTCGACCCGGTATGCCTGATGGCACTTTCGCCCCACATCCTTATCTCTATCGGGAGTCGAGTGTGGCACCACCCCTTGGTGGCCCGTGTGCTGCGGTTTGCCGATTTTATTCCCACCGAAAACGGTTCGGAAGCCATTCTCTCGCTTTGTAGGAAGCATGTGAAAAACGGGTATAGCATCGCCATCTTTCCTGAAGGCGAACGGGTGACGACGAGTTCGATCAGTCGATTTCATAACGGAGCTTTCGCTTTGGCAAAAGAGTTGAACGTCGATATTCTGCCCGTTTATCTCTACGGACTGCGCAAACTGATGCCTTGCCATTCGCCGGTTTGCTATCGTGGAAAGCTAATCATCCGCGTGGGAAAACGCATTACGCAGGCCGAACTGCAACAGATGGGCAACACGACGCTGGAGGTGAAACGGGCCGTTTATCGCCGTTACGTAGACGAATACAATGCGTTCCCGGCCGAAAGATAGCGCATTTTTCCTCTCAAAGTCCGTCGTTTTCTCCTTCTTTGGCTCCTGTTTGTGTGCTGTTTGTAAGTTGTTTTATATCAATGGCTTAGAAAGCGATTTCTAAAAGCTAAGAAAACGCAGGGTAAAAGCTAAGAAAATGGAATGAAAAAGCTAAGCTTTCGCCTAGCGAAAGCTTAGCTTTTGAGAAATAGGGTCTTACGGCTGTGCAGCCGCTTGGTAGACGATGGACGTTTTGCTTGTGGTCGTCGGGCTGCAGATGACTGGCGGGACGGACTATCCCACTTGGCTGCCCGGTTTCACTTTCCGTAGCAACGAGGTGACGCTGAGGTCGCCATTGAAGTCTTCGGCCGAAAGAATCATCCCCTGACTCTCGATGCCCATCAGCTTGCGAGGTGCGAGATTGGCGATGAAAAGCACATCCTTTCCTATGAGTTCTTCGGGCTCGTAGAACTTCGCAATGCCGCTAACGATAGTTCGATCGGTGCCGCTGCCATCGTCGAGGGTGAACTTCAGCAGTTTGTTGGCTTTCTTCACCTTTTCGCAGGCCTTGATATGGCCCACGCGGAGGTCGAGTTTCTCAAAGTCGGAAAAGTCGATGACGGGTTTGATCTCTTTGGCTCTGTAGGCCGCTTCCTCGTTGGCGCGTTTCGTAGCCTCTAACTTCTGCCGTTGCGCTTCGATGGTTTCGTCTTCGATTTTCTCGAAAAGCAGTTCGGGTTCTGCCAGTTGGTAGCCGGGTTTGAGTATCTCAGTGTTGCTCAGTTCGTCCCAGTTGAAACGGTCGAGGTTTAGCATTCGTCGCAGTTTGGCACTGCTAAAAGGCAAGAAAGGCTCGAAGGCGATGGAGAGATGGGCCACCAATTGCAGCGAGATATACAAGATTGTTTCTACGCGTTTGGGGTCGGTTTTCCATACTTTCCAGGGTTCGCACTCGGTGATATATCGATTTCCGATGCGCGCAAGGTTCATGGCTTCTTTCTGTGCATCGCGGAATTTGAACACGTCGAGCAGACTTTCCACCTTTGTTTTCACTTCTTTCAATTCGTTCAAGGCCTGTCTGTCCGCTTCAAGAAGTTCTCCGCAGGCAGGCACAATGCCGTTGAAATATTTCTTTGTGAGCTGAAGTGCGCGGTTAACGAAGTTTCCATACACCGCCACCAGTTCGTTATTGTTGCGCTCTTGAAAGTCTTTCCACGTAAAATTGTTATCTTTCGTCTCGGGTGCGTTGGCTGTCAGCACATAGCGAAGCACGTCTTGCTTACCGGGAAAGTCAACTAAATACTCGTGAAGCCACACGGCCCAGTTCTTGGAAGTAGAGATTTTGTCGTCTTCTAAGTTCAAAAACTCGTTGGCAGGAACGTTTTCCGGCAAGATATAACCACCGTGTGCTTTGAGCATTACGGGAAAAACGATGCAATGAAAGACGATGTTGTCTTTACCGATGAAGTGAATCAAGCGCGTATCGGGAGCCTTCCACCACTGCTCCCAGCTATCGGGCAGGAGCTCTTTGGTATTGGAAATGTAGCCGATAGGGGCGTCGAACCACACGTAGAGTACCTTTCCGTCGGCTCCTTCCACCGGAACGGGGATGCCCCAGTCGAGATCTCGCGTCATAGCTCGAGGCTGAAGGTCGAGGTCGAGCCAGCTTTTGCACTGCCCATAGACGTTGGAACGCCACTCCTGATGCCCCTCTAAGATCCATGTTTTGAGCCACTCCTGATACTCGTTGAGCGGCAAATACCAGTTCTTGGTCTTCTTCAGAACTGGCGAAGAACCGCTGATGGTAGACCGTGGATGGAGCAATTCGGTGGGAGAGAGGTCTCTTCCGCATTTCTCGCACTGGTCTCCATACGCCCCTTCATTGTGGCAATGCGGGCATTCGCCTGTGATATAGCGATCGGCGAGGAACTGTTTGGCCTCCTCGTCGTAGTATTGTTCGGTTTCTTTTTCCAGCAGTTTCCCCTCTTCATAGAGCTTGCGGAAGAAGTCGCTGGCCAGCTGATGGTGTGTCTTCGAGGTGGTTCGGCTATAGATATCGAAAGAGATACCGAAGTCTTCGAAGCTCTTTTTAATCATCGAATGGTAGCGATCCACAATATCTTGCGGTGTAACGCCCTCTTTGCGGGCTCTGATGGTGATGGGAACGCCATGTTCGTCGGAGCCGCCGATAAAGATCACGTCTTGGTTTTTCAACCTCAGATAACGCACATAGATATCTGCGGGCACGTATACGCCGGCCAAATGTCCGATGTGCACACCGCCATTGGCATAGGGAAGAGCTGCAGTAACGGTGGTGCGCTGATAGTTTTTCTGTTCCATCGATCTTTCTTTTAATGAAATTTTGCCTGCAAAAGTACGATTTTTCTGTGGAAAACCGTCATGAAACCGTGCGGGATTGAGGAAGAAAAGTACATCTTTCAAAACAAGAAAAAACCGCTTGAAGCGCAGCGTAGGGCTTCAAGCGGCTGTCGATGGAGGAGTGTTTCAGTTGTCGTTCTCCCGATCGTACTCTAAGTGGAAGCCCACAACTGCCTCTATTCCCTTGCGGAACATATTCAAGGGCATGTTTTCGTTGGGTGAGTGGATGGCATTCGACTCCAGACCGAAGCCCATCAGAACCGTCTTTACGCCCAAAATCCGCTCGAACGTAGAGATGATAGGGATGCTACCCCCTAAGCGCACGGCCAGCGGACGCTTGCCGAACACCGCCTCAATGCCCCGTTCGGCTGCTTTGTAGGCGGGCATATCGATGGGGCAGACGTAGCCTTGTCCGCCGTGAAGGAACTTGATATCCACCTTCACCGAGCGGGGAGCAACGCGTTTGAAATAGTCGATCACCAGTTGTCCCACCTCCTGATAGTCCTGATTCGGCACCAATCGGCACGACAATTTGGCATAAGCCTTCGAGGCAATGACGGTTTTTGCCCCGTCGCCGGTATAGCCTCCCCAGATTCCGCACACGTCGAACGAAGGTCGGAAGCCCGTTCTCTCAATGGTGCTATAGCCCTTTTCGCCGGTCAGTTCGTCCACATCAATCGCTTGTTTGTAAGCGTCGAGGTCGAGTGGGATAGCGGCCAGCATCTCGCGTTCTTCGGTTGTGGGTTCCTCCACCTTGTCGTAGAAACCGGGAAAGAGGATCCGTCCGTCTTCGTTGGTTACATTGGCGATGAGTTGACACAGAACGTTGATGGGGTTGGCGATGGCTCCACCGTAGTGACCCGAGTGCACATCGCGATTCGGACCGGTTACTTCTATCTGCCAATAGGCGATGCCGCGCAGACCGGTGGTGAGTGTCGGTACATTTTCGGCTATCATACTGGTGTCTGAAACGAGGATAACGTCGCACTTTAAGAGTTCTTGATGCTCCTCGATAAAGGCACCCAGACTGGGCGAACCCACTTCTTCCTCACCCTCGAGAATGAATTTGATGTTGTGTTTGAGCAGCCCTTGCTTGGCTACATATTCAAAAGCCTTGGCCTGAATGAAAGATTGGCCTTTGTCGTCGTCGGCTCCGCGGGCCCAGATATGCCCGTCGCGCACCTCCGCTTCAAAAGGTTCGCTCTTCCAAAGTTCGAACGGTTCGGCCGGCATCACGTCGTAATGCCCGTAGATGAGCACCGTCTTGGCGTTGGGATCTACCATCTTTTCGCCGTAGACCATGGGGTTTCCAGCCGATGGCATCACCTCGGCGCGGTCGGCACCGGCCATCAACAGCAGTTCTTTCCACCGTTCGGCACAGCGCAACATGTCGGGTTTGTGTGCCTGTTGGGCACTGACACTGGGGATGCGAATCAGGCTGAAGAGCTCTTGCAGCATCCTTTCCTCGTTTTCTTGGATATACTTTTTGATCATAAGTTGGGGTTGATGATTGTTGAGTGATTGAGTCATGGAAGATACCAAATGGGCCCATCGACTGTCTTTGGATGTTCTCCGCGCTTTTCTCTCCTTTTATATATAGGGGTGATGAGCAGATGAGGGCGGAGATGAAGCGGCTTTTTCGATGGACAGGGTAAAGTTAGTGTTTTTACGGATAGGATGTTTGTTTTACAGAAACTTTAACTTTTAAGTCATTCGCAGAGGGCTTCTCGTTGCAGTAGTACCCTTTTTCTCGGGCAGATTTGGTTTCTTTTCTGACTAAGTTAGGGGATTGGGAGTAGGTTTCGGCCTGTTTCAACCTCTAACTGGGAGAGATTGGATAGACCAAGACCTATGGCCTTGTTTTCTCTCTACGTACCGTAGACATGGTAGGCGCGCTTCGCTTGCCAACCTTGCTCTACCAACAGGCCAACCGCTATGCGGTTGTTTGCGCAAAGATATTGGAGAGAGAGCTCGAACAAACAAGAAAACAGACGCATCGCGTAGCGATTGTTTGCGTAAGGGTATGTAAGGTCTGTCAACAAGCAAAGTAAGTATTTGATTGTCAAGGTGTTATAAAACGAATTTCAAAAGCTAAGATAATGGCGTGCAAAAGCTAAGAAAACGCAAGGCAAAAGCTAAGAGATGGGCATGCAAAAGCTTAGCTTTTGAGTAGTAAGGAGGGAAGTAGTAAGTAGTAAGGAGGGGAGGAGTAAGTAGTAAGGAGGGGAGGAGTAGGTGGTAAGGGGGGAAGTAGTAAGTAGTAAGGAGGGGAGGAGTAAAGAGAAATAGGATTGTTTTTTATGGCGAAATAGCACAAACTCAACTGTAAAAGAGCTTAAAAACTAAGAAAATCTGTGTAACTTTGCAGGCAATTGCGGGTGCCGATACACTGACCATCGGTGGTTTCGGTATTCTCATCTCTGACATAAGACAATCAATCATCTGAAAAAACAACATGAAAAAG from Prevotella sp. oral taxon 475 encodes:
- a CDS encoding 1-acyl-sn-glycerol-3-phosphate acyltransferase — translated: MTTRLLLRLYDFLQSHRFLRLALLTAVMVAAVASALQLRFKEDISDFLPNDPTYRRSMDLYRQTNVADRIFVVFRMKDTSQVDVDRIVQAVTLFEQQAKAKRWTITARMDYERMLRVADFVYRNAPLLMNEEDYARMSRRMNADSIAAAVRHDKEMLLFPTGDWLSRNIQKDPLGLFTPILERLQTSGRAMRYELNDGCIFAPGGRFAIAMVDSPFGSSETDRNNQLIEEIDAAARKVEAQLQNVQITTTGAPVIAVENARQIKTDSLWAVGIAAVLILGLLVYTLRRVRYLSLIALSLAFGWVVAMGGIALVSREVSIIVLGIASVIIGIAVNYPLHFVTHLGHCPSPRTTLEEIAEPLVVGNITTVGAFCALIPLDSTALRDLGLFAAFMLVGTICFVVVFLPHLCGRAKDKPLATCDKDSPLEEAEQPTDDTPFTPSYPRNRYLAAGLVVATIVLGYFSWSTQFDTDMQKINYLKDAQKSLLLELGHMRNELPGTTQVYFAATGQTVEEALERSAQAFPSLLIAGKAEQQRRIDRWNDFVVRYRPLLKERLAAEAFANGFSKEAFADFNAVLDTRYRPQVVSYFAPLTANSLGNRIVGNTVVNILNVPSAQADSLMAAYNNAANGDGQWAFDVQSMNSAIATTLSQHFNYIGWVCGAIVFVFLWLSFRRIELTLIAFLPMVVSWIWILGTMHLLDMRFNLVNIILATFIFGQGDDYSIFITEGLIYEQKHRRRMLASYKRSIFLSAAIMFIGMGSLVVARHPALHSLGEITIVGMASVVVLTYLIPPMLFGWLYTNSDGMARPLPITLVRLLSTAWAAAVYLLQVFYGCLLGMWLFVLHRKTVHRMGIFHRQKYHFFRFDIQHLPGVKTEICYDGEENFDRPAVIICNHQSILDPVCLMALSPHILISIGSRVWHHPLVARVLRFADFIPTENGSEAILSLCRKHVKNGYSIAIFPEGERVTTSSISRFHNGAFALAKELNVDILPVYLYGLRKLMPCHSPVCYRGKLIIRVGKRITQAELQQMGNTTLEVKRAVYRRYVDEYNAFPAER
- the metG gene encoding methionine--tRNA ligase encodes the protein MEQKNYQRTTVTAALPYANGGVHIGHLAGVYVPADIYVRYLRLKNQDVIFIGGSDEHGVPITIRARKEGVTPQDIVDRYHSMIKKSFEDFGISFDIYSRTTSKTHHQLASDFFRKLYEEGKLLEKETEQYYDEEAKQFLADRYITGECPHCHNEGAYGDQCEKCGRDLSPTELLHPRSTISGSSPVLKKTKNWYLPLNEYQEWLKTWILEGHQEWRSNVYGQCKSWLDLDLQPRAMTRDLDWGIPVPVEGADGKVLYVWFDAPIGYISNTKELLPDSWEQWWKAPDTRLIHFIGKDNIVFHCIVFPVMLKAHGGYILPENVPANEFLNLEDDKISTSKNWAVWLHEYLVDFPGKQDVLRYVLTANAPETKDNNFTWKDFQERNNNELVAVYGNFVNRALQLTKKYFNGIVPACGELLEADRQALNELKEVKTKVESLLDVFKFRDAQKEAMNLARIGNRYITECEPWKVWKTDPKRVETILYISLQLVAHLSIAFEPFLPFSSAKLRRMLNLDRFNWDELSNTEILKPGYQLAEPELLFEKIEDETIEAQRQKLEATKRANEEAAYRAKEIKPVIDFSDFEKLDLRVGHIKACEKVKKANKLLKFTLDDGSGTDRTIVSGIAKFYEPEELIGKDVLFIANLAPRKLMGIESQGMILSAEDFNGDLSVTSLLRKVKPGSQVG
- a CDS encoding dipeptidase, with amino-acid sequence MIKKYIQENEERMLQELFSLIRIPSVSAQQAHKPDMLRCAERWKELLLMAGADRAEVMPSAGNPMVYGEKMVDPNAKTVLIYGHYDVMPAEPFELWKSEPFEAEVRDGHIWARGADDDKGQSFIQAKAFEYVAKQGLLKHNIKFILEGEEEVGSPSLGAFIEEHQELLKCDVILVSDTSMIAENVPTLTTGLRGIAYWQIEVTGPNRDVHSGHYGGAIANPINVLCQLIANVTNEDGRILFPGFYDKVEEPTTEEREMLAAIPLDLDAYKQAIDVDELTGEKGYSTIERTGFRPSFDVCGIWGGYTGDGAKTVIASKAYAKLSCRLVPNQDYQEVGQLVIDYFKRVAPRSVKVDIKFLHGGQGYVCPIDMPAYKAAERGIEAVFGKRPLAVRLGGSIPIISTFERILGVKTVLMGFGLESNAIHSPNENMPLNMFRKGIEAVVGFHLEYDRENDN